One Bos indicus isolate NIAB-ARS_2022 breed Sahiwal x Tharparkar chromosome 10, NIAB-ARS_B.indTharparkar_mat_pri_1.0, whole genome shotgun sequence DNA window includes the following coding sequences:
- the LOC109564496 gene encoding tetratricopeptide repeat protein 9C-like: MEKRLQEAQLYKEKGNQCYREGKYRDAVSGYHRALLQLWGLNPSLPSPIPNLGPQGSALTPEQENLLHTTQTDCYNNLAACLLQMEPVNYERVKEYSQKVLERQPDNAKALYRAGVAFFHLQDYDQARHYLMAAVNRKPKDANVRRYLQRTQLELSSYHGKEKQLYLGMFG; this comes from the coding sequence ATGGAGAAACGCCTGCAGGAGGCTCAGCTGTACAAGGAGAAAGGGAACCAGTGTTACCGGGAAGGGAAGTACCGGGATGCTGTAAGTGGGTACCATCGAGCTCTGCTGCAGCTGTGGGGTCTGAATCCAAGTCTGCCCTCCCCGATACCTAATCTGGGACCTCAGGGCTCGGCCCTCACACCTGAACAAGAAAACCTACTTCACACCACCCAGACAGATTGCTACAACAACCTGGCTGCCTGTCTCCTTCAGATGGAACCAGTAAACTATGAACGGGTGAAAGAATACAGCCAGAAAGTCCTGGAGCGGCAGCCTGATAATGCCAAGGCCTTGTATCGGGCTGGAGTGGCCTTTTTCCACCTGCAGGACTATGACCAGGCCCGGCACTACCTCATGGCTGCTGTCAATAGGAAGCCAAAAGACGCCAACGTCCGGAGGTACCTTCAGCGGACACAGTTGGAACTCAGCAGCTACCATGGGAAAGAGAAGCAGCTCTACCTGGGCATGTTTggttaa
- the LOC109564284 gene encoding olfactory receptor 11G2-like — MNVSSRETTHSVTHFILLGFPSSPEMQLLYFGLFSAAYILTLMGNTALVCAVRWDQRLHTPMYIFLGNFSFLEICYVTTTIPNMLANFLSSSKSISFVSCFAQFYFFFSFGCDEGFYLCIMAFDRYLAICRPLHYPRIMTKELYTGLVTFGWSCGFILFLTPVVLISRLPFCNPNIIDHFMCDPVPLMMLSCSEDTTTQLIYSAFNAVFMTGTFLFILCSYALVILAVLRMPSAASKRKAFSTCASHLAVVILFFGSVMLMYVSPGSGHPVKVQKIVTLFYSVITPLCNPLIYSLRNNEMKPALKKVFWAEISVLKT; from the coding sequence ATGAATGTGTCCAGCAGAGAAACCACCCACTCTGTTACCCACTTTATCCTCCTGGGCTTTCCCTCAAGCCCAGAAATGCAGCTCCTCTACTTCGGACTCTTCTCAGCCGCCTATATCCTGACCCTGATGGGGAACACAGCCCTTGTCTGTGCTGTGCGGTGGGATCAGCGCCTTCACACCCCCATGTACATCTTCTTGGGGAATTTCTCTTTCCTGGAAATATGTTATGTCACCACAACCATCCCTAATATGTTGGCCAACTTTCTGTCCTCAAGCAAGTCCATCTCCTTCGTGAGTTGTTTTGCACAGTTCTACTTCTTCTTCTCTTTCGGGTGTGATGAGGGCTTCTACCTTTGCATCATGGCCTTTGACAGGTATCTTGCCATCTGCCGTCCTCTGCATTACCCACGCATCATGACTAAAGAGCTCTACACTGGCCTTGTCACCTTTGGGTGGTCCTGTGGGTTCATTCTCTTCCTAACCCCTGTTGTTCTCATTTCACGGTTGCCCTTTTGCAACCCAAATATCATCGACCATTTTATGTGTGATCCTGTCCCATTGATGATGCTGTCCTGTTCTGAAGACACCACCACGCAACTCATTTACTCTGCTTTCAATGCTGTTTTCATGACTGGCACCTTTCTCTTCATCCTTTGCTCCTATGCGCTAGTGATTCTGGCTGTGTTAAGGATGCCCTCAGCAGCCAGCAAACGCAAGGCTTTCTCCACTTGTGCTTCTCATCTGGctgtggtaattctgttttttggCTCTGTTATGCTGATGTATGTCAGTCCTGGATCAGGACACCCAGTGAAAGTGCAAAAAATTGTGACCTTATTTTATTCTGTAATAACGCCCCTCTGCAATCCTCTAATTTATAGCCTCAGGAACAATGAGATGAAGCCTGCTCTAAAGAAAGTCTTTTGGGCTGAAATATCTGttcttaaaacataa